A region from the Rhodamnia argentea isolate NSW1041297 chromosome 7, ASM2092103v1, whole genome shotgun sequence genome encodes:
- the LOC115746908 gene encoding aspartyl protease family protein 2-like yields MASKVSSSLLCFLVIIACFSRSISTIHGHNSLKSNVSTLAGIELPHHMSFNAVSASASSGCSLSSSEEPKDSESTSSFMQALTTEGDEEGDDRDDGEESGEIDSSRASSSRLESEPSQPREPVKLHLKRRPRGGGRGTEPRESAEEFKMWDLSRIHTLHRRVTEKKNQNTLTRLKKDKAMTKQRWPRKVVVDGADPSPAPAPSLEAYAGGLSGRLMATLASGVSQGSGEYFMDVFIGTPPKHFSLILDTGSDLNWIQCVPCYDCFEQNGPHYDPSDSTSFRNISCRDPRCHLVSSPDPPRPCNSDSQTCPYFYWYGDSSNTTGDFALETFTVNLTSPAGKSEYRKVEDVMFGCGHWNRGLFHGAAGLLGLGRGPLSFSSQLRSLYGHSFSYCLVDRNSDTSVSSKLIFGEDRGLLSHPNLNYTSFVGGRDNPADTFYYVQIKSILVGGEILKIPEETWALGSEGSGGTIIDSGTTLSYFADPAYDVIKQAFLDKVKGYPLVQDIEILHPCYNISGVERAEFPEFGILFADGAMWNFPVENYFIPLVPGELVCLAILGTPRSALSIIGNYQQQNFHILYDTKKSRLGYAPTRCAEV; encoded by the coding sequence ATGGCATCTAAAGTTTCGTCCTCGTTGTTGTGCTTTCTGGTCATCATCGCTTGCTTTTCTCGATCAATCTCCACGATACATGGCCACAACAGCCTAAAATCGAATGTCTCCACGCTCGCCGGGATCGAATTGCCCCATCACATGAGCTTCAATGCCGTGTCCGCTTCAGCGAGCTCCGGCTGCAGCCTCTCGTCCTCTGAGGAGCCCAAAGACTCAGAGTCGACCTCGTCCTTTATGCAGGCTTTGACCACTGAAGGAGATGAAGAAGGCGATGATCGCGATGACGGCGAGGAGAGTGGAGAAATCGACAGCAGTCGAGCTTCTTCATCGCGGCTCGAATCGGAACCGTCGCAACCCCGAGAGCCGGTCAAGCTCCACCTGAAGCGCCGGCCGAGGGGGGGCGGCCGCGGGACGGAGCCCCGAGAGTCCGCGGAGGAGTTCAAGATGTGGGACTTGAGCAGAATTCACACTTTGCACCGGAGGGTCACAGAGAAGAAGAACCAGAACACCCTCACGAGGCTGAAAAAGGACAAAGCGATGACGAAGCAGAGGTGGCCGAGGAAGGTGGTCGTCGATGGGGCCGACCCGTCGCCCGCGCCAGCGCCGTCGCTGGAGGCCTACGCGGGCGGGCTCTCAGGCCGGCTAATGGCGACTCTGGCCTCCGGTGTGAGCCAGGGCTCCGGTGAGTACTTCATGGACGTGTTCATCGGCACTCCTCCTAAACACTTCTCGTTGATTCTGGACACCGGCAGTGACCTCAATTGGATCCAATGCGTCCCCTGCTACGACTGCTTCGAGCAGAACGGGCCCCATTACGATCCCAGCGACTCCACCTCCTTCCGCAACATAAGCTGCCGCGACCCCCGGTGCCATCTGGTCTCATCCCCGGACCCACCGCGGCCGTGCAACTCCGATTCCCAGACCTGCCCTTACTTCTATTGGTACGGCGACAGTTCGAACACGACGGGCGACTTCGCGCTCGAGACTTTCACGGTCAATCTCACTTCACCTGCGGGGAAGTCTGAGTACCGCAAGGTGGAAGATGTCATGTTCGGGTGCGGCCACTGGAACCGGGGGCTCTTCCACGGGGCAGCAGGCCTGCTCGGGCTAGGGCGTGGCCCGCTCTCCTTCTCCTCGCAGCTCCGGTCCCTCTATGGCCATTCCTTCTCCTACTGCCTGGTCGACCGGAACAGTGACACAAGCGTGAGCAGCAAGCTCATCTTTGGGGAGGACAGGGGCCTCCTAAGCCACCCCAATCTGAACTACACTTCCTTTGTGGGCGGCCGAGACAACCCCGCCGATACATTTTACTATGTCCAGATCAAATCGATCCTTGTCGGAGGTGAAATCCTGAAGATCCCCGAAGAGACATGGGCTTTAGGATCGGAAGGCTCAGGTGGCACAATCATCGACTCCGGCACAACACTCAGCTACTTCGCGGATCCCGCCTATGATGTGATCAAACAGGCCTTCCTGGACAAGGTGAAAGGCTACCCTCTGGTCCAGGACATTGAGATCCTGCACCCTTGTTACAACATCTCGGGCGTGGAGAGGGCGGAATTCCCCGAGTTCGGGATCTTGTTCGCCGACGGGGCCATGTGGAACTTCCCTGTCGAGAACTACTTCATCCCGCTGGTGCCGGGCGAGCTGGTGTGCCTGGCAATCCTAGGGACGCCCCGGTCCGCGCTCTCGATCATCGGGAACTACCAGCAGCAGAACTTCCACATCCTGTACGACACCAAGAAGTCGCGGCTCGGGTACGCGCCCACGCGGTGCGCCGAGGTTTGA